The Juglans regia cultivar Chandler chromosome 2, Walnut 2.0, whole genome shotgun sequence genome includes a window with the following:
- the LOC109013659 gene encoding (-)-germacrene D synthase-like isoform X2, whose translation MIKEVRRELLASACQPSQQLNLIDALQRLGVAYHLDREIQLEALEHMHAGYHDNKADSSGDEDHDLYNVALRFRLLRQQGLRVSCDVFNKFKDEKDNFKESLSTNIPGILALYEATHLRVHGEDILDEALAFTTAQLKSAASHLSNPIAAKVNHALKQPLHKGIPRLEARHFISIYQDDTSHKKAFLKLAILDFNLVQSLHKQELTEITRWWKDLDFATKLPFARDRVVECFLWIVAVYFEPRHSPERKMLTKIIAMASTIDDIYDAYGTLEELEIFTETIERWEIGTIDQLPQYMQICYRALLDIFKEIEQELAKQGRPHLVIYAKKAMKILVRAYFNEAKSFNMKKIPTMEEYMEIAIPSSGYPMLIAVSFVFMGEIVTKEAFEWIFSNPKVITASAVIARLMDDSGSHKFEQERGHAASAVECYMNQYGISETQLAYKELNRQVSNAWKDINEEFTRPNAMPMPLLMCVLNFSRAIDVIYKNGDGYTRVGKEMSDNVAAVLIHPVPIIV comes from the exons ATGATCAAAGAAGTGAGAAGGGAACTGTTAGCCTCCGCGTGTCAGCCTTCGCAACAGCTGAACCTAATTGATGCGCTTCAGCGCCTTGGCGTGGCGTATCACTTAGATAGAGAGATACAATTAGAAGCGCTAGAACATATGCATGCTGGCTATCATGACAATAAGGCTGATAGTAGTGGAGATGAAGACCACGATCTGTATAATGTTGCCCTTCGCTTTCGACTACTACGTCAACAAGGACTTCGTGTTTCATGTG ATGTGTTTAACAAgtttaaagatgaaaaggatAACTTCAAGGAAAGTTTGAGCACCAACATTCCGGGCATCCTAGCCTTGTATGAAGCTACGCATCTTAGGGTGCACGGAGAAGACATCCTTGATGAGGCCCTTGCTTTCACCACCGCTCAACTCAAGTCCGCTGCATCCCATTTAAGCAATCCAATAGCAGCAAAAGTTAATCATGCCCTAAAGCAACCCCTGCACAAGGGCATACCAAGGCTTGAGGCAAGACACTTCATTTCTATCTACCAAGATGACACTTCACATAAAAAAGCTTTCCTGAAGCTTGCAATACTAGATTTCAATTTGGTGCAGTCGTTGCACAAACAGGAACTTACTGAAATCACCAG GTGGTGGAAAGATTTAGACTTTGCAACGAAACTACCTTTTGCAAGAGACAGGGTTGTGGAGTGTTTTTTATGGATTGTGGCAGTCTATTTTGAGCCTCGGCACTCGCctgaaagaaaaatgctaacgAAAATTATTGCCATGGCATCCACCATAGATGATATTTATGACGCATATGGCACTCTTGAAGAACTCGAGATCTTTACAGAAACGATTGAGAG GTGGGAAATTGGCACAATAGATCAACTTCCACAGTACATGCAAATATGTTATAGGGCACTTTTGGacattttcaaagaaattgaGCAGGAGCTGGCAAAACAAGGAAGACCACATCTTGTAATCTATGCAAAAAAAGCT ATGAAAATATTAGTCCGGGCCTACTTCAACGAAGCCAAATCTTTCAACATGAAAAAAATCCCAACgatggaagagtatatggaaaTCGCAATACCAAGCTCCGGTTACCCAATGCTCATAGccgtctcatttgttttcatggGTGAAATAGTTACAAAGGAGGCCTTTGAATGGATCTTCAGCAACCCAAAGGTTATAACAGCATCAGCAGTAATTGCTAGGCTCATGGATGACAGTGGGTCACATAAg ttTGAGCAAGAGAGAGGGCATGCTGCCTCGGCAGTTGAATGCTACATGAACCAATATGGGATCTCTGAAACACAACTGGCATATAAAGAACTGAACAGGCAAGTTTCTAATGCATGGAAAGACATCAATGAGGAATTTACCAGGCCTAATGCTATGCCAATGCCTCTCCTTatgtgtgttttaaatttttcacgAGCAATAGATGTCATCTACAAGAACGGGGATGGATATACCCGTGTGGGGAAAGAGATGTCAGATAACGTTGCAGCAGTGCTCATACATCCGGTGCCAATAATAGTATGA
- the LOC109013675 gene encoding (-)-germacrene D synthase-like, translated as MSLQVSEVAAPTAQNHVMPEVNRRSANFIPSIWGDHFLSYASEFLETDVKMSQQIEELKENVRTMLTATVEKPSKKLNLVDAIQRLGVSYHFDNEIQAILQQLQKTRESDDPEYHDDLYTVALLFRLLRQNGYYVPCDMFNKFKDSKGNFMGSLCNDVQGILSLYEATHLRVKGEDILDEALVFTTTHLESVASQLSGPLAAQVTHAFKQPIWKGLQRLEARHYFSVYQEDASHDKVLLKFAKLDFNLLQKVHQKELSGIARWWKDLDFPRKLPFIRDRVVECYFWILGVYFEPQYCLARRMLAKVISMTSVIDDIYDVYGTIEELDLFTEAIERWDMSAADKLPEYMKMSYQALLDVYTEMEQNLGEEKSYRVHYAIEAMKNQVRAYHHEAKWFHQKYKPTMDEYMVPALVSSGYPMLAITSLVGMGELVTKDSFEWLISDPKMVTASTVVARLMNDIVSHKFEQKRGQVISAVECYMTQHDVTEEEAVHELRKQVTDAWKDTNKECLYPTEVPMPIVMRVLNLTRVSEVVYKDGDGYTVGIGLKDFVASLMVDPVPL; from the exons ATGTCTCTTCAAGTCTCAGAAGTTGCTGCTCCAACAGCTCAGAATCATGTTATGCCAGAAGTTAACCGTCGCTCAGCAAATTTTATACCCAGCATTTGGGGTGACCATTTCCTCTCATATGCTTCTGAATTCCTG GAAACTGATGTGAAAATGAGTCAACAAATTgaggaattgaaggaaaatgtGAGGACGATGCTTACGGCTACGGTTGAGAAGCCTTCAAAAAAACTGAACTTGGTTGATGCTATTCAGCGCTTAGGCGTGTCATACCATTTCGATAATGAGATTCAAGCAATTCTGCAACAACTGCAGAAGACTCGTGAAAGTGATGACCCTGAATATCATGATGACCTCTACACTGTTGCCCTGCTGTTTCGACTTCTCAGACAAAATGGCTATTACGTTCCGTGCG ATATGTTCAACAAGTTCAAGGACAGCAAAGGGAATTTTATGGGATCGCTTTGCAATGATGTGCAAGGAATTTTAAGCTTGTATGAAGCCACACATCTCAGGGTAAAAGGTGAAGATATATTGGATGAGGCTCTTGTCTTCACTACCACACATCTTGAGTCTGTAGCATCCCAATTAAGCGGGCCTCTAGCAGCACAAGTAACCCATGCCTTTAAACAGCCTATCTGGAAAGGACTACAAAGGCTAGAGGCAAGGCATTACTTTTCTGTATACCAAGAAGACGCTTCACATGATAAAGTTCTTCTTAAGTTTGCAAAGTTGGATTTCAACCTATTGCAGAAAGTGCACCAGAAAGAACTTTCTGGCATTGCCCG TTGGTGGAAAGACTTGGACTTTCCAAGGAAGCTACCCTTTATCAGAGACAGGGTGGTTGAGTGCTATTTTTGGATACTGGGAGTGTACTTTGAGCCCCAATATTGCTTGGCTAGGAGGATGCTAGCCAAAGTGATCTCCATGACCTCTGTTATTGATGATATCTATGATGTGTATGGTACAATTGAAGAACTTGACCTCTTTACTGAAGCAATCGAAAG GTGGGATATGAGTGCCGCAGATAAACTCCCGGAGTACATGAAAATGAGTTACCAGGCACTCTTAGACGTTTACACTGAAATGGAGCAAAACCTAGGTGAAGAAAAATCATATCGTGTCCACTATGCAATCGAAGCA ATGAAGAATCAAGTTAGGGCATACCACCATGAAGCCAAATGGTTCCACCAGAAATACAAACCAACTATGGACGAATATATGGTCCCTGCTCTTGTTTCCTCTGGCTACCCAATGTTAGCAATCACATCCTTAGTCGGAATGGGAGAACTTGTCACAAAGGATTCCTTCGAATGGTTGATCAGTGACCCAAAAATGGTCACAGCTTCAACAGTGGTTGCCCGACTCATGAATGACATCGTGTCACACAag TTTGAGCAAAAGAGAGGGCAGGTTATTTCGGCTGTTGAATGCTACATGACACAGCATGATGTTACAGAGGAAGAAGCAGTCCATGAATTGAGGAAACAAGTGACAGATGCATGGAAGGACACAAACAAAGAGTGCCTCTACCCAACCGAAGTCCCCATGCCAATTGTCATGCGAGTTCTCAACCTTACACGTGTCAGTGAAGTCGTGTACAAGGACGGAGATGGCTACACAGTTGGAATTGGGCTCAAAGATTTTGTAGCGTCTTTAATGGTGGATCCTGTGCCCTTATAA
- the LOC109013659 gene encoding (-)-germacrene D synthase-like isoform X1, with protein sequence MSIPVSGAGLSQNSKPNVVRRTANFPPSVWGDRFINYTSDDEKTQARRVREVEEMIKEVRRELLASACQPSQQLNLIDALQRLGVAYHLDREIQLEALEHMHAGYHDNKADSSGDEDHDLYNVALRFRLLRQQGLRVSCDVFNKFKDEKDNFKESLSTNIPGILALYEATHLRVHGEDILDEALAFTTAQLKSAASHLSNPIAAKVNHALKQPLHKGIPRLEARHFISIYQDDTSHKKAFLKLAILDFNLVQSLHKQELTEITRWWKDLDFATKLPFARDRVVECFLWIVAVYFEPRHSPERKMLTKIIAMASTIDDIYDAYGTLEELEIFTETIERWEIGTIDQLPQYMQICYRALLDIFKEIEQELAKQGRPHLVIYAKKAMKILVRAYFNEAKSFNMKKIPTMEEYMEIAIPSSGYPMLIAVSFVFMGEIVTKEAFEWIFSNPKVITASAVIARLMDDSGSHKFEQERGHAASAVECYMNQYGISETQLAYKELNRQVSNAWKDINEEFTRPNAMPMPLLMCVLNFSRAIDVIYKNGDGYTRVGKEMSDNVAAVLIHPVPIIV encoded by the exons ATGTCCATCCCAGTCTCAGGAGCTGGTCTTTCCCAAAACAGCAAACCCAATGTTGTGCGGAGGACTGCAAATTTTCCCCCCAGCGTTTGGGGTGACCGTTTCATCAACTACACCTCCGATGACGAG AAAACCCAAGCTCGTAGAGTACGTGAAGTTGAAGAAATGATCAAAGAAGTGAGAAGGGAACTGTTAGCCTCCGCGTGTCAGCCTTCGCAACAGCTGAACCTAATTGATGCGCTTCAGCGCCTTGGCGTGGCGTATCACTTAGATAGAGAGATACAATTAGAAGCGCTAGAACATATGCATGCTGGCTATCATGACAATAAGGCTGATAGTAGTGGAGATGAAGACCACGATCTGTATAATGTTGCCCTTCGCTTTCGACTACTACGTCAACAAGGACTTCGTGTTTCATGTG ATGTGTTTAACAAgtttaaagatgaaaaggatAACTTCAAGGAAAGTTTGAGCACCAACATTCCGGGCATCCTAGCCTTGTATGAAGCTACGCATCTTAGGGTGCACGGAGAAGACATCCTTGATGAGGCCCTTGCTTTCACCACCGCTCAACTCAAGTCCGCTGCATCCCATTTAAGCAATCCAATAGCAGCAAAAGTTAATCATGCCCTAAAGCAACCCCTGCACAAGGGCATACCAAGGCTTGAGGCAAGACACTTCATTTCTATCTACCAAGATGACACTTCACATAAAAAAGCTTTCCTGAAGCTTGCAATACTAGATTTCAATTTGGTGCAGTCGTTGCACAAACAGGAACTTACTGAAATCACCAG GTGGTGGAAAGATTTAGACTTTGCAACGAAACTACCTTTTGCAAGAGACAGGGTTGTGGAGTGTTTTTTATGGATTGTGGCAGTCTATTTTGAGCCTCGGCACTCGCctgaaagaaaaatgctaacgAAAATTATTGCCATGGCATCCACCATAGATGATATTTATGACGCATATGGCACTCTTGAAGAACTCGAGATCTTTACAGAAACGATTGAGAG GTGGGAAATTGGCACAATAGATCAACTTCCACAGTACATGCAAATATGTTATAGGGCACTTTTGGacattttcaaagaaattgaGCAGGAGCTGGCAAAACAAGGAAGACCACATCTTGTAATCTATGCAAAAAAAGCT ATGAAAATATTAGTCCGGGCCTACTTCAACGAAGCCAAATCTTTCAACATGAAAAAAATCCCAACgatggaagagtatatggaaaTCGCAATACCAAGCTCCGGTTACCCAATGCTCATAGccgtctcatttgttttcatggGTGAAATAGTTACAAAGGAGGCCTTTGAATGGATCTTCAGCAACCCAAAGGTTATAACAGCATCAGCAGTAATTGCTAGGCTCATGGATGACAGTGGGTCACATAAg ttTGAGCAAGAGAGAGGGCATGCTGCCTCGGCAGTTGAATGCTACATGAACCAATATGGGATCTCTGAAACACAACTGGCATATAAAGAACTGAACAGGCAAGTTTCTAATGCATGGAAAGACATCAATGAGGAATTTACCAGGCCTAATGCTATGCCAATGCCTCTCCTTatgtgtgttttaaatttttcacgAGCAATAGATGTCATCTACAAGAACGGGGATGGATATACCCGTGTGGGGAAAGAGATGTCAGATAACGTTGCAGCAGTGCTCATACATCCGGTGCCAATAATAGTATGA